Proteins encoded by one window of Enterobacter hormaechei subsp. xiangfangensis:
- a CDS encoding ABC transporter substrate-binding protein, producing MSTGKTVLALALSALLPASAAWAANKDTIIYCSEASPESFNPQIASSGPSFVASSQTLYNRLINFDPVKNTPVPSLAESWTISPDGKTYTFTLRKGVKFNSNKYFKPTRDFNADDVIFSVMRQKDPKHPYHNVSQGNYEYFNDVGLDKLIQDVKKIDDYHVQFTLSEPNAAFLADWGMDFASILSAEYADAMLKKGTPENVDTWPIGTGPYVLQQYKVDSLIRYVANPNYWDGEVPTKHLIFSITPNVETRLAKLQTNECQIIPAPSPVQFEAIKKNKDLTLHSVDALNVGYLAFNTEKKPFDNVLVRQALNYATDKKAIVNAVFMGSGTVAKSPIPPNMLGFNKDLKDYGYDPEKAKALLKQAGLEKGAEVTLWSMPVQRPYNPNSRRIAEMIQADWAKVGVKAKIVSYEWGEYLSGMRKGEHDSALFGWMSDNGDPDNFADVLLGCNSIKTGSNAARWCDKGYDELVQKAKLTSNPDERAKLYGQAQEIFYQQAPWIALANGKTFYATRSNVTGYSVSLMGSDFSKAKLN from the coding sequence ATGTCTACAGGGAAAACCGTGCTCGCCCTCGCGCTGAGCGCGCTGCTACCGGCAAGCGCCGCATGGGCGGCAAATAAAGACACCATTATCTACTGCTCCGAGGCGTCGCCGGAGTCGTTTAACCCGCAGATCGCCAGCTCTGGACCTTCGTTTGTCGCCAGCTCGCAAACGCTGTATAACCGTCTGATTAACTTCGACCCGGTAAAAAACACGCCGGTGCCTTCTCTGGCCGAGTCGTGGACCATTTCGCCAGACGGCAAAACATACACGTTTACCTTGCGTAAAGGGGTAAAATTCAACAGCAATAAATACTTCAAACCTACCCGTGATTTTAACGCTGATGACGTTATTTTCTCCGTTATGCGTCAGAAAGACCCTAAGCATCCCTATCACAATGTTTCCCAGGGTAATTACGAATACTTTAATGACGTGGGCCTCGACAAGCTCATTCAGGATGTGAAAAAGATCGACGATTATCACGTCCAGTTCACGCTGAGCGAACCCAACGCGGCGTTCCTGGCCGACTGGGGAATGGACTTCGCCTCGATCCTCTCTGCCGAGTACGCGGACGCGATGCTGAAAAAGGGGACACCTGAAAATGTGGACACCTGGCCAATCGGCACCGGCCCGTATGTGCTTCAGCAGTACAAGGTGGATTCGCTGATCCGCTACGTCGCCAATCCGAACTACTGGGACGGTGAGGTGCCGACCAAACACCTGATCTTCTCCATCACGCCAAACGTTGAGACGCGTCTGGCGAAGCTGCAAACGAACGAGTGTCAGATCATTCCTGCGCCGTCGCCGGTGCAGTTTGAAGCGATCAAGAAAAACAAAGACCTGACCCTGCACTCGGTGGATGCGCTGAACGTGGGGTACCTGGCGTTCAACACGGAGAAAAAACCGTTTGATAACGTGCTGGTGCGCCAGGCTCTGAATTACGCGACGGACAAAAAGGCCATTGTGAACGCGGTCTTTATGGGGTCTGGTACGGTCGCTAAATCGCCGATCCCGCCGAACATGCTCGGCTTTAATAAAGACCTGAAGGATTACGGCTACGATCCGGAAAAAGCGAAAGCGCTGCTGAAGCAGGCGGGTCTGGAAAAGGGCGCGGAAGTGACCCTCTGGTCCATGCCGGTTCAGCGTCCGTACAACCCGAACTCACGACGCATTGCGGAGATGATCCAGGCTGACTGGGCGAAAGTGGGTGTGAAGGCGAAAATCGTCTCTTACGAGTGGGGTGAGTACCTCTCCGGCATGCGTAAAGGCGAGCATGATTCCGCGCTGTTCGGCTGGATGTCTGATAATGGCGATCCGGACAACTTCGCCGATGTGCTGCTGGGTTGTAACAGCATCAAAACCGGATCTAACGCCGCGCGCTGGTGTGATAAGGGGTATGATGAGCTGGTGCAAAAGGCCAAACTGACCAGCAACCCGGACGAACGTGCGAAGCTGTATGGACAGGCACAGGAGATTTTCTATCAGCAGGCACCGTGGATTGCGTTAGCTAACGGCAAAACGTTCTACGCGACCCGCAGCAACGTGACCGGGTACAGCGTGAGTCTGATGGGCAGTGACTTCTCGAAAGCGAAGCTGAACTGA